Proteins co-encoded in one Halorussus vallis genomic window:
- a CDS encoding GNAT family N-acetyltransferase → MIRDARPSDREQLRALQTNLREPNPALLAYAVEGPPLVLVSAVDGTPAGYLVAFYDGESGYVAEIAVSPTHRREGRATQLLLATFDRLRSEGCSEVRLTVHPEDAPARRLYESAGFEEVGRESDYYADGSDGIVMGRNVLA, encoded by the coding sequence GTGATTCGAGACGCCCGGCCGAGCGACCGCGAGCAGTTGCGGGCGCTCCAGACCAACCTCCGGGAGCCGAATCCCGCCCTGTTAGCCTACGCCGTCGAAGGGCCGCCGCTCGTACTAGTGTCCGCGGTGGACGGAACGCCCGCGGGCTACCTCGTGGCATTCTACGACGGGGAGTCGGGCTACGTCGCCGAAATTGCCGTCTCTCCCACCCACCGTCGCGAGGGTCGGGCAACCCAACTCCTGCTCGCGACGTTCGACCGCCTGCGCTCCGAGGGCTGTTCGGAAGTTCGACTCACCGTTCATCCGGAGGACGCGCCCGCCAGACGCCTCTATGAGTCGGCGGGGTTCGAGGAAGTTGGCCGGGAGTCGGACTACTACGCCGATGGGAGCGACGGTATCGTGATGGGTCGGAACGTACTCGCCTAG
- a CDS encoding cold-shock protein — protein MAKGTVDFFNETGGYGFIDTEDADEDVFFHMEDVGGPDLEEGQEVEFDIEQADKGPRATNVTRL, from the coding sequence ATGGCGAAAGGTACGGTTGATTTCTTCAACGAGACTGGCGGCTACGGATTCATCGACACTGAGGACGCGGACGAGGACGTTTTCTTCCACATGGAAGACGTTGGCGGCCCCGACCTCGAAGAAGGACAGGAAGTAGAGTTCGACATCGAACAGGCCGACAAAGGCCCGCGCGCGACGAACGTCACGCGCCTGTAG
- a CDS encoding metal-dependent hydrolase produces MFRPGHYGVTLTLYAPVGCWLVATGDPVAAYLGGAGALWLTMSPDWDSRVPFITHRGSTHTLLFAALLGAAAWVAATLAGVGTTPFGPTDLRTFAAGVASFAVLSHLVADLLTPMGVAVFWPLTSRRYTASLVRASNRTANYLLFALGVFATAVAAYLGLSRYGGGSY; encoded by the coding sequence ATGTTCCGGCCCGGCCACTACGGAGTCACGCTGACGCTGTACGCGCCCGTCGGGTGTTGGCTCGTCGCCACGGGCGACCCGGTCGCCGCCTACCTCGGCGGCGCGGGCGCGCTGTGGCTCACGATGTCGCCCGACTGGGACTCGCGGGTGCCGTTCATCACTCACCGCGGGTCGACCCACACCCTGCTGTTCGCGGCGCTCCTCGGCGCCGCGGCGTGGGTCGCGGCGACGCTCGCGGGCGTCGGGACGACGCCGTTCGGCCCGACCGACCTCCGGACGTTCGCGGCGGGCGTCGCGTCGTTCGCCGTACTCTCGCACCTGGTCGCCGACCTGCTCACGCCGATGGGCGTCGCCGTGTTCTGGCCGCTGACCTCGCGGCGCTACACGGCGTCGCTGGTGCGAGCGAGCAACCGGACGGCGAACTACCTGCTGTTCGCGCTCGGGGTGTTCGCCACCGCGGTCGCGGCCTATCTGGGACTCTCGCGGTACGGCGGCGGGTCGTATTAG
- a CDS encoding ZIP family metal transporter, producing the protein MLERWFTEVVGTDPVALGLAGGVVIAALNTLGALLVVAWPDPSEEALDTALGFAAGVMLSASFTSLILPGIEAGGVIPVIVGFALGVAVLDRADQWVPHIHVVVTGTSWAGNGGEPRIEEDSRTGRERVPADDSRVASVLLFIVAITLHNMPEGLAVGVAFGSGHENLGNALSLMLAIGIQNVPEGLAVSVAAANAGMGSLFYATFAGIRAGLVEIPLAVFGAVAVGVAAPILPYAMGFAAGGMLFVISDEIVPETHARGHERLATLGTMVGVVVMLYLDVALA; encoded by the coding sequence ATGCTAGAGCGGTGGTTCACCGAGGTCGTAGGCACCGACCCCGTAGCGCTGGGACTGGCCGGCGGCGTCGTCATCGCGGCGCTCAACACGCTCGGGGCGCTGCTCGTCGTCGCCTGGCCCGACCCCTCCGAGGAGGCGCTCGACACCGCGCTCGGCTTCGCCGCCGGCGTGATGCTGTCGGCGAGTTTCACGAGCCTCATCCTCCCCGGCATCGAGGCCGGCGGGGTCATCCCGGTCATCGTCGGATTCGCGCTCGGAGTCGCCGTCCTCGACCGGGCCGACCAGTGGGTGCCCCACATCCACGTCGTCGTCACGGGCACGTCGTGGGCCGGCAACGGGGGCGAACCCCGCATCGAGGAGGACAGCCGAACCGGCCGCGAGCGCGTTCCCGCCGACGACTCGCGGGTCGCGTCCGTCCTGCTGTTCATCGTCGCCATCACGCTCCACAACATGCCCGAGGGACTCGCGGTCGGGGTCGCGTTCGGGTCGGGTCACGAGAACCTCGGCAACGCACTGTCGCTGATGCTCGCCATCGGCATCCAGAACGTCCCCGAGGGACTCGCGGTGTCGGTCGCCGCCGCCAACGCCGGGATGGGGTCGCTGTTCTACGCCACCTTCGCGGGAATCCGGGCCGGCCTGGTCGAGATTCCGCTGGCCGTCTTCGGCGCCGTCGCGGTCGGCGTCGCCGCGCCGATACTCCCCTACGCGATGGGCTTCGCCGCCGGCGGGATGCTGTTCGTCATCAGCGACGAGATCGTCCCCGAAACCCACGCCCGGGGCCACGAGCGCCTCGCGACCCTCGGAACGATGGTCGGTGTCGTCGTGATGCTGTACCTCGACGTGGCGCTGGCGTGA
- the hemA gene encoding glutamyl-tRNA reductase — translation MRVTHESASLDDVASACHADEATTLGRLLDAPGVREAYVLQTCNRFEAYVVTDAAATGRAILGDFAPDMESHATVEMNHEESLRHLMRVAAGLESLVVGEDQIIGQVRRAYETAREVGAIGPMLDDAVTKAIHVGERARTETAINDGAVSIGSAAVSLLDEHRDLDGATALVVGAGEMGTIAAHALADANVATLYVANRSVERAAGVAEEVDAADARAVSLDALATALDAADVVVSATGSESHVLDAGTLADRGRTLVVDIAQPRDVSPAASALDGVTVYDMAALESVTDETKRRRRAAAESVETMIDREFERLLEGYKRKRADEVISTMYESAERVKARELSEALSKLDAHGDLSDDQRAVVESMADALVSQLLAAPTKSLRDAAADDDWTTINTALQLFNPDFGEEDDAGPPEFVERAMDGADELSESALPDGAPASVTADDDD, via the coding sequence ATGCGCGTCACCCACGAGAGCGCGAGCCTCGACGACGTCGCGAGCGCCTGCCACGCCGACGAGGCGACCACGCTCGGGCGACTGCTCGACGCGCCGGGCGTCCGCGAGGCGTACGTGCTCCAGACGTGCAACCGCTTCGAGGCCTACGTCGTCACCGACGCGGCCGCGACCGGTCGCGCGATCCTCGGCGACTTCGCCCCCGACATGGAGAGCCACGCGACCGTCGAGATGAACCACGAGGAGAGCCTGCGCCACCTCATGCGGGTCGCGGCGGGACTCGAATCGCTCGTCGTCGGCGAGGACCAGATCATCGGCCAGGTCCGGCGCGCCTACGAGACGGCCCGCGAGGTCGGCGCCATCGGACCGATGCTCGACGACGCGGTGACGAAGGCCATCCACGTCGGCGAGCGCGCCCGAACCGAGACCGCCATCAACGACGGCGCGGTTTCCATCGGGAGCGCGGCGGTGTCGCTGCTCGACGAGCACCGCGACCTCGACGGCGCGACGGCGCTCGTCGTCGGCGCGGGCGAGATGGGCACCATCGCGGCCCACGCGCTCGCCGACGCGAACGTCGCGACGCTGTACGTCGCCAACCGGTCGGTCGAACGGGCGGCCGGCGTGGCCGAGGAGGTCGACGCCGCCGACGCCCGCGCGGTGAGCCTCGACGCGCTGGCCACCGCGCTCGACGCCGCCGACGTGGTGGTGTCGGCGACCGGCAGCGAGTCCCACGTCCTCGACGCCGGGACGCTCGCCGACCGCGGCCGGACGCTCGTCGTCGACATCGCTCAACCGCGGGACGTCTCGCCCGCCGCGAGCGCGCTCGACGGCGTCACCGTCTACGACATGGCGGCCCTGGAGTCGGTCACCGACGAGACGAAGCGCCGCCGCCGGGCGGCCGCCGAGTCGGTCGAAACGATGATCGACCGCGAGTTCGAGCGCCTGCTCGAAGGTTACAAGCGCAAGCGCGCCGACGAGGTCATCTCGACCATGTACGAGAGCGCCGAGCGGGTCAAGGCCCGCGAACTCTCCGAGGCGCTCTCGAAACTCGACGCCCACGGCGACCTGAGCGACGACCAGCGCGCCGTGGTCGAGTCGATGGCCGACGCGCTGGTTTCCCAGTTGCTCGCGGCCCCGACCAAGAGCCTGCGCGACGCCGCGGCCGACGACGACTGGACCACCATCAACACCGCCCTCCAGCTGTTCAACCCCGACTTCGGCGAGGAGGACGACGCCGGTCCGCCGGAGTTCGTCGAGCGCGCGATGGACGGCGCCGACGAGCTCTCCGAGAGCGCGCTCCCCGACGGCGCCCCGGCGAGCGTTACGGCGGACGACGACGATTAG
- a CDS encoding DUF5778 family protein: MTDVLDDDLYRRTKQLLEPGDIELNGAIVHTDYGSDEDIEMHQMTVDVGEVIAEAAGHDPRDTYVYSGTDDTDFASNQHQGLTLDDEAFIWECQQLLRDGTFDVVFYYEASADHEAVLEGVRELGFEVTGVEGE, encoded by the coding sequence ATGACCGACGTGCTCGACGACGACCTGTATCGGCGCACCAAGCAGTTGCTCGAACCCGGCGATATCGAACTCAACGGCGCCATCGTCCACACCGACTACGGGAGCGACGAGGACATCGAGATGCACCAGATGACCGTCGACGTGGGTGAGGTCATCGCCGAGGCCGCGGGCCACGACCCCCGGGACACCTACGTCTACTCGGGGACCGACGACACCGACTTCGCGTCGAACCAGCACCAGGGACTGACCCTGGACGACGAGGCGTTCATCTGGGAGTGCCAGCAACTGCTCCGCGACGGGACGTTCGACGTGGTGTTCTACTACGAGGCCAGCGCCGACCACGAGGCGGTGCTCGAAGGTGTCCGCGAACTCGGCTTCGAAGTGACGGGCGTCGAAGGCGAGTGA
- a CDS encoding 4a-hydroxytetrahydrobiopterin dehydratase — MADLLSDDEIQSQLPDGWTREGDEIVRVYEFDDYLEGVAFASEVAELAEEEFHHPTIEIRYEEVEIRFTSHEEGGITEKDVDMAELSNDLR; from the coding sequence ATGGCCGACCTGCTATCCGACGACGAGATCCAGAGTCAGCTTCCGGACGGGTGGACGCGAGAAGGCGACGAGATCGTCCGCGTCTACGAGTTCGACGACTACCTCGAAGGCGTCGCGTTCGCGAGCGAAGTCGCCGAGTTGGCCGAGGAGGAGTTCCACCACCCGACCATCGAGATTCGCTACGAGGAGGTCGAAATCCGGTTCACGAGCCACGAGGAGGGCGGCATCACCGAGAAGGACGTCGACATGGCGGAGCTGTCGAACGACCTCCGGTGA
- a CDS encoding HAD family hydrolase, producing MVAREYDFWLLDLDGTLIDVDWAYPRSVFDRVGDRLGRKFTDREAELLWHGLGGSRDAQLREWGIDPEEFWAVFHDVEDPQRRARETYLYDDAAFVGDLDCPVGLVTHCQSFLTGPVLDELDIRDWFDAVVCCDADLGWKPDPAPLHHARKQIGADADDHVGVYAGDGASDVGAAWNAGLDAIHVERHGHHRREQCVLGDYRVESFDELLAESGQSVEYTD from the coding sequence ATGGTCGCCCGCGAATACGACTTCTGGCTCCTCGACCTCGACGGCACGCTCATCGACGTCGACTGGGCGTACCCCCGGTCGGTGTTCGACCGTGTCGGCGACCGACTGGGCCGGAAGTTCACCGACCGCGAAGCCGAACTCCTCTGGCACGGCCTCGGCGGGAGCCGCGACGCCCAACTCCGCGAGTGGGGCATCGACCCCGAGGAGTTCTGGGCGGTCTTCCACGACGTCGAGGACCCCCAGCGCCGCGCCCGCGAAACTTACCTCTACGACGACGCCGCGTTCGTCGGGGACCTCGACTGTCCGGTCGGCCTCGTCACTCACTGCCAGTCGTTCCTCACCGGCCCCGTGCTTGACGAACTCGACATCCGCGACTGGTTCGACGCGGTCGTCTGCTGCGACGCCGACCTGGGCTGGAAGCCCGACCCCGCGCCGCTCCACCACGCCCGCAAGCAAATCGGTGCCGACGCCGACGACCACGTCGGCGTCTACGCGGGCGACGGCGCCAGCGACGTTGGCGCGGCGTGGAACGCCGGCCTCGACGCCATCCACGTCGAGCGCCACGGCCACCACCGCCGCGAGCAGTGCGTCCTCGGCGACTACCGGGTCGAGAGCTTCGACGAACTACTGGCCGAATCCGGCCAGTCCGTCGAGTACACCGACTAG
- a CDS encoding DUF92 domain-containing protein, translating into MTTRVRRAAGYAVVSTLSLAAPTLGWATAVAYAAVAVGALAVTDGPLFELFARPTDRQEGRLHGLAGFAFAATGLALLTTLMTLPARVFVASVVLLGFGNLAQQVVGEYSNESIAQVTAFVFGGFLAAVAGQAATLALEGTPVAGALPEMAFLAASGVLLAGLLRSVLFARDDPLVMLSAAMLLWLFADLAVEVTLTSVAVAIAVTALFGYVSWALDAASIPGMLTGELLAMLTIVLGGYGWFAVLIAFFGIGSLSTKFRYDQKLDRGVAQENDGARGSGNVLGNAAVALVAVLAYAARGKLPGDGTLFLFAFAGSIATAMSDTLSSEIGGVFDDPRLITTLKRVEPGTDGGVTWQGELAGVAGAAVVAAIAAGLFESVDLVGAAVIVLAGAGGMTMDSLLGATLEGDRLGNQAVNFLATLTGALLGSALAVVVLT; encoded by the coding sequence GTGACTACGAGAGTCCGGCGGGCGGCCGGCTACGCGGTCGTCTCGACGCTGTCGCTCGCCGCTCCGACGCTCGGGTGGGCGACCGCCGTCGCCTACGCCGCCGTCGCCGTGGGGGCGCTTGCCGTCACCGACGGGCCGCTGTTCGAACTGTTCGCGCGGCCCACAGACCGGCAGGAAGGCCGACTCCACGGACTGGCGGGGTTCGCCTTCGCCGCGACGGGACTGGCGTTGCTGACCACGCTGATGACGCTCCCCGCGCGGGTGTTCGTCGCCAGCGTCGTCCTGCTCGGTTTCGGGAACCTCGCCCAGCAGGTGGTCGGCGAGTACTCCAACGAGTCGATAGCCCAGGTCACCGCCTTCGTCTTCGGCGGGTTCCTCGCGGCGGTCGCCGGCCAGGCCGCCACGCTCGCCCTGGAGGGAACCCCGGTCGCCGGTGCGCTCCCCGAGATGGCCTTCCTCGCGGCCAGCGGCGTCCTTCTCGCCGGGCTCCTCCGGTCGGTGCTGTTCGCCCGCGACGACCCGCTGGTGATGCTCTCGGCCGCGATGCTGCTGTGGCTGTTCGCCGACCTCGCCGTCGAGGTCACCCTGACCAGCGTCGCGGTCGCCATCGCGGTGACCGCGCTGTTCGGCTACGTTTCGTGGGCGCTCGACGCCGCCTCGATTCCGGGGATGCTCACCGGCGAACTGCTGGCGATGCTCACCATCGTGCTGGGCGGCTACGGCTGGTTCGCCGTCCTCATCGCCTTCTTCGGCATCGGGAGCCTCTCGACGAAGTTCCGCTACGACCAGAAACTGGACCGCGGCGTCGCCCAGGAGAACGACGGCGCGCGCGGCAGCGGCAACGTCCTCGGGAATGCGGCGGTCGCGCTCGTCGCGGTGCTCGCCTACGCCGCCCGCGGAAAGCTCCCCGGCGACGGCACGCTGTTCCTGTTCGCGTTCGCCGGCTCCATCGCCACCGCGATGAGCGACACCCTGTCGAGCGAGATCGGCGGCGTCTTCGACGACCCCCGGCTCATCACCACCCTCAAACGCGTCGAACCCGGCACCGACGGCGGCGTGACCTGGCAGGGCGAACTCGCGGGCGTCGCCGGAGCGGCCGTCGTCGCGGCCATCGCCGCGGGGCTGTTCGAGAGCGTCGACCTCGTCGGCGCGGCGGTCATCGTGCTGGCCGGCGCCGGCGGGATGACCATGGACAGCCTGCTCGGCGCGACGCTGGAAGGCGACCGCCTCGGTAATCAGGCGGTCAACTTCCTCGCGACGCTCACCGGCGCACTTTTGGGTTCGGCGCTCGCTGTAGTCGTCCTGACGTGA
- a CDS encoding undecaprenyl diphosphate synthase family protein, giving the protein MGLYDRYLAARLRRHDADPPRHVAVVITERDLLEQGAYRTLERFFGWAFERGAERVTVYISVLDSGAVPTLKRELENVAAPRQLAVRGPDDTRRADAPLQISIGLGGKHEFAGAVRKIAESVQAGDVSPDEVGETEVEEHLVFPENPDLVLKTGAERLSDFMIWQSVYSELYFTDVNWRDFRKRDYLRALLDYKNRQRRFGR; this is encoded by the coding sequence GTGGGACTGTACGACCGATATCTCGCCGCCCGTCTCCGCCGCCACGACGCCGACCCGCCCCGCCACGTCGCCGTGGTCATCACGGAGCGCGACCTGCTCGAACAGGGCGCTTACCGGACGCTGGAGCGCTTCTTCGGGTGGGCGTTCGAGCGTGGCGCCGAGCGCGTGACGGTGTACATCTCGGTGCTGGACTCGGGCGCGGTGCCGACCCTCAAACGCGAACTGGAGAACGTGGCCGCGCCGCGCCAACTGGCTGTTCGCGGCCCCGACGACACCCGGCGGGCCGACGCGCCGCTCCAGATCTCCATCGGCCTCGGCGGCAAACACGAGTTCGCCGGGGCGGTTCGAAAGATCGCCGAGAGCGTGCAGGCCGGCGACGTCTCGCCCGACGAGGTCGGCGAGACGGAGGTCGAAGAGCACCTGGTGTTCCCCGAAAACCCCGACCTCGTGCTGAAGACCGGCGCCGAGCGCCTCTCGGACTTCATGATCTGGCAGTCGGTGTACTCCGAACTCTACTTCACCGACGTGAACTGGCGGGACTTCCGCAAGCGCGACTACCTGCGGGCGCTACTGGACTACAAGAATCGCCAGCGGCGATTCGGTCGGTAG
- the msrB gene encoding peptide-methionine (R)-S-oxide reductase MsrB — protein MSKEKSRDDLPNSDAEWREELTDEEYEVLREAGTERPFSGEHVDRKDDGTYACAGCGAELFDSETKFDSGCGWPSFYDTDNERIETRTDTSHGMDRIEVLCANCGGHLGHVFDDGPEPTGKRYCINSVALDFEEDEE, from the coding sequence ATGAGCAAAGAGAAGTCGCGAGACGACCTGCCGAACTCCGACGCCGAGTGGCGCGAGGAACTCACCGACGAGGAGTACGAAGTGCTCCGCGAGGCCGGCACCGAGCGACCGTTCTCCGGCGAACACGTCGACCGCAAGGACGACGGCACCTACGCCTGCGCCGGCTGCGGCGCCGAACTGTTCGACTCGGAGACGAAGTTCGACTCCGGATGCGGCTGGCCGAGCTTCTACGACACCGACAACGAGCGAATCGAAACCCGAACCGACACCAGCCACGGGATGGACCGCATCGAGGTGCTGTGTGCGAACTGCGGCGGGCACCTCGGCCACGTCTTCGACGACGGCCCGGAGCCGACCGGCAAGCGCTACTGCATCAACTCGGTCGCTCTCGATTTCGAAGAAGACGAGGAGTAG
- the lwrS gene encoding LWR-salt protein, whose amino-acid sequence MDARYVFAVRFRLEPAAEGVSVDPAEFETRLYREADPPGEDGWRFFRDNLWRGEVNDKRHFRELTEEALGVAVTGVEYRALETDEEYLEALKDEIAADLESFKADSVSEVLNKYLGSSLEVERE is encoded by the coding sequence ATGGACGCCCGCTACGTCTTCGCCGTGCGCTTCCGCCTCGAACCCGCGGCCGAGGGCGTCTCTGTCGACCCCGCGGAGTTCGAGACGCGTCTCTATCGCGAAGCCGACCCGCCGGGCGAGGACGGCTGGCGGTTCTTCCGCGACAACCTCTGGCGCGGCGAGGTCAACGACAAGCGCCACTTCCGCGAACTCACCGAAGAGGCGCTCGGCGTCGCAGTCACAGGCGTCGAGTACCGGGCGTTGGAAACCGACGAGGAGTACCTGGAAGCGCTGAAGGACGAGATCGCCGCCGACCTCGAATCGTTCAAGGCCGACTCGGTGTCGGAGGTGCTCAACAAGTACCTCGGGAGTTCGCTGGAGGTCGAGCGCGAGTAG
- the dnaG gene encoding DNA primase DnaG, with the protein MDDTAKYVIHADITADGVVERSDVVGAVFGQTEGLLGDDLDLRDLQQSSKLGRIDVDVDSQNGQSYGTITIASSLDKVETSILAAALETISRVGPCRASVAIAGIEDVRAAKRRRVVERAKELISESFDEDVMTSREILEEVRQSVRVEDIVEFEGLPAGPRVADSDAIVVVEGRADVLNLLRYGVKNAIAVEGTNVPDAVAELTQSRNVTAFLDGDRGGDLIRKELSQVGDIDYVAFAPAGKSVEDLDRREVMSALRSKHRFDESMVEDTDAESSEGETDPDASGSADETKANTAATDGSARPAPESETASAGPETTESPERPDSGRSGETTDSTDDGSSEADESEPTETDAAVDSDGRGDPADAVADAERGPQSLRGHVEAVVDGETGTVRLLDSSFGTLAEAAAENAFDAVESAEEVPYAVVLDGTLSQRVLDVAAQRGVEQAVAAELGEFVKQPAGVRIRAADRFER; encoded by the coding sequence ATGGACGACACAGCGAAATACGTCATTCACGCCGACATCACCGCCGACGGGGTGGTAGAGCGGAGTGACGTCGTCGGCGCGGTCTTCGGCCAGACCGAAGGCCTGCTCGGCGACGACCTGGACCTCCGCGACCTCCAGCAGTCCTCGAAACTCGGACGCATCGACGTCGACGTCGACAGCCAGAACGGCCAGTCGTACGGCACCATCACCATCGCCTCGAGCCTCGACAAGGTAGAAACTTCCATCCTCGCGGCGGCGCTCGAAACCATCAGCCGCGTCGGCCCGTGTCGGGCCAGCGTCGCCATCGCCGGCATCGAAGACGTGCGGGCCGCCAAGCGCCGCCGGGTCGTCGAGCGCGCGAAGGAACTCATATCCGAGTCGTTCGACGAGGACGTGATGACCTCCCGGGAGATTCTGGAGGAGGTCCGCCAGAGCGTCCGCGTCGAGGACATCGTCGAGTTCGAAGGGCTACCCGCCGGCCCGCGGGTCGCCGACAGCGACGCCATCGTGGTCGTCGAGGGCCGGGCCGACGTGCTGAACCTGCTTCGCTACGGCGTCAAGAACGCCATCGCGGTCGAGGGGACGAACGTCCCCGACGCGGTGGCCGAACTCACCCAGAGCCGCAACGTCACCGCATTCCTCGACGGCGACCGGGGCGGCGACCTCATCCGCAAGGAGCTATCGCAGGTCGGCGACATCGACTACGTGGCGTTCGCGCCCGCCGGTAAGTCGGTCGAGGACCTGGACCGCCGCGAGGTCATGTCGGCGCTCCGGAGCAAGCACCGGTTCGACGAGTCGATGGTCGAGGATACCGACGCCGAGTCGAGCGAGGGGGAGACGGACCCGGACGCGTCCGGGTCCGCCGACGAAACCAAGGCGAACACCGCCGCGACCGACGGGAGCGCCCGGCCGGCCCCCGAGAGCGAGACCGCGAGCGCGGGACCGGAAACGACCGAATCGCCCGAGCGTCCCGACTCGGGACGCTCGGGCGAGACGACCGACTCGACGGACGACGGGTCGTCCGAAGCCGACGAGTCGGAGCCGACGGAAACCGACGCCGCCGTCGACAGCGATGGCCGCGGCGACCCTGCCGACGCCGTGGCCGACGCCGAACGGGGGCCGCAGAGCCTCCGCGGACACGTAGAGGCGGTCGTCGACGGCGAAACCGGCACCGTCCGACTGCTCGACTCGTCGTTCGGGACGCTCGCGGAGGCGGCCGCCGAGAACGCCTTCGACGCGGTCGAGAGCGCCGAGGAGGTACCCTACGCGGTCGTCCTCGACGGGACGCTCTCCCAGCGCGTGCTCGACGTGGCCGCCCAGCGCGGCGTCGAGCAGGCCGTCGCCGCCGAACTGGGCGAGTTCGTCAAGCAACCCGCGGGCGTCCGGATTCGGGCCGCCGACCGGTTCGAGCGATAG
- the uppS gene encoding polyprenyl diphosphate synthase has product MLRWARRRTRAAYERLLRREISGAPTHVAVIQDGNRRYASMQGGDAPDGHRAGAETTERVLEWCEELGVEELTLYAFSTENFERPEHERDALFDLLEEKLYEFGDDEQVHDGEVCIRAIGDVARLPERVREAVRYAERRTADYDEFTLNVALAYGGRNELLGAARDVARAVESGDLEPEDIDVAEIESRIYDRPLRDVDLIIRTGGDERTSNFLPWHANGNEAAVFFCTPYWPEFSKVDFLRGIRTYESREESWRQARVKRALALVKELGGVELDDARAVIEKFRDAVPEGASVEELDADGERPAE; this is encoded by the coding sequence ATGTTACGGTGGGCACGGCGACGGACGCGAGCCGCGTACGAGCGACTGCTCCGACGGGAGATATCCGGCGCGCCGACGCACGTGGCGGTGATCCAGGACGGTAACCGCCGGTACGCCAGCATGCAGGGCGGCGACGCCCCGGACGGCCACCGCGCCGGCGCGGAGACGACCGAGCGAGTCCTCGAATGGTGCGAGGAACTCGGCGTCGAGGAACTGACGCTGTACGCCTTCTCGACCGAGAACTTCGAGCGCCCCGAACACGAACGCGACGCCCTCTTCGACCTGCTCGAGGAGAAACTCTACGAGTTCGGCGACGACGAGCAGGTCCACGACGGCGAGGTCTGCATCCGGGCCATCGGCGACGTCGCGCGCCTCCCCGAACGCGTCCGCGAGGCGGTCCGGTACGCCGAGCGCCGGACCGCCGACTACGACGAGTTCACGCTCAACGTCGCGCTCGCCTACGGCGGCCGCAACGAACTCCTCGGGGCGGCCCGCGACGTGGCCCGCGCCGTCGAGTCCGGCGACCTCGAACCCGAAGACATCGACGTGGCCGAGATCGAGTCGCGCATCTACGACCGCCCGCTCCGGGACGTCGACCTCATCATCCGGACCGGCGGCGACGAGCGCACCTCCAACTTCCTGCCGTGGCACGCCAACGGCAACGAGGCCGCCGTCTTCTTCTGTACGCCCTACTGGCCAGAGTTCTCGAAGGTCGACTTCCTGCGGGGAATCCGGACCTACGAGTCCCGCGAGGAGTCCTGGCGGCAGGCCAGAGTCAAGCGCGCACTGGCGCTGGTCAAGGAACTGGGCGGCGTCGAACTTGACGACGCCCGTGCTGTCATCGAGAAGTTCCGAGACGCGGTTCCGGAAGGAGCTAGCGTCGAGGAGTTGGACGCCGACGGCGAACGCCCCGCGGAGTAA